In Streptomyces canus, one DNA window encodes the following:
- a CDS encoding NADH:flavin oxidoreductase/NADH oxidase yields MSALFEPFTLRDVTIPNRVWMPPMCQYSAVPEGPEAGAPKDWHFAHYAARAAGGTGLIIVEATGVSPEGRISPYDLGIWNDTQVESFRRITRFLVSQGTVPGIQLAHAGRKASTDQPWKGGAPLAPNARGWQSLGPSALAYDTKHPVPTELTADHIAQVVGQFADAARRALAAGFEVAEIHGAHGYLIGNFLSPHSNHRTDEYGGSYENRTRFALEVVDAVREVWPEDKPLFFRVSATDWLEEGGWTPDDTVRFAHDLQAHGIDLLDVSTGGNASGVRIPVGPGYQVPFAARVKAETTLPVAAVGLITETGQAEKILANGEADAVLLGRELLRNPSWARHAARELGGEVHVPEQYHRSV; encoded by the coding sequence GTGAGCGCACTCTTCGAGCCCTTCACCCTCCGCGACGTGACGATCCCGAACCGGGTGTGGATGCCGCCGATGTGCCAGTACTCGGCCGTTCCTGAGGGTCCCGAGGCCGGCGCCCCGAAGGACTGGCACTTCGCGCACTACGCGGCGCGCGCGGCCGGCGGCACCGGCCTGATCATCGTCGAGGCCACCGGCGTCAGCCCCGAGGGCCGTATCTCCCCCTACGACCTCGGCATCTGGAACGACACCCAGGTCGAGTCGTTCCGCCGTATCACCCGCTTCCTGGTCTCCCAGGGCACGGTCCCGGGAATCCAGCTCGCGCATGCCGGCCGCAAGGCCTCCACCGACCAGCCGTGGAAGGGCGGCGCACCGCTCGCCCCGAACGCGCGAGGATGGCAGTCGCTGGGCCCCAGCGCGCTTGCGTACGACACGAAGCACCCGGTTCCGACAGAGCTGACGGCTGATCACATCGCTCAAGTGGTGGGCCAGTTCGCGGACGCTGCCCGTCGCGCCCTCGCCGCCGGTTTCGAAGTCGCCGAGATCCACGGCGCCCACGGCTATCTGATCGGCAACTTCCTCTCCCCGCACAGCAATCACCGCACCGACGAGTACGGCGGCTCCTACGAGAACCGCACCCGCTTCGCTCTGGAGGTCGTCGACGCGGTACGCGAGGTCTGGCCCGAGGACAAGCCCCTCTTCTTCCGCGTCTCGGCGACCGACTGGCTGGAGGAGGGCGGCTGGACCCCGGACGACACCGTCCGCTTCGCCCACGACCTTCAGGCCCACGGCATCGACCTCCTGGACGTCTCCACCGGTGGCAACGCATCGGGCGTCCGCATCCCGGTCGGCCCCGGCTACCAGGTTCCCTTCGCCGCCCGCGTCAAGGCGGAGACCACCCTCCCGGTCGCCGCGGTCGGCCTCATCACGGAGACCGGACAGGCCGAGAAGATCCTCGCCAACGGCGAGGCGGACGCGGTGCTGCTGGGCCGCGAACTGCTGCGGAACCCGTCCTGGGCGCGGCATGCCGCGCGGGAGCTGGGCGGAGAGGTGCATGTTCCGGAGCAGTACCACCGGTCGGTCTGA
- a CDS encoding pectate lyase, which translates to MTSSARPRARTRALTGAMAALGLSVGMIMTLNAPTAGAATWPTANGSQGVSSTIQLSGTKDYGMKRLYGTGDLGSDSQDEDQGPILNLAAGTVLKNVIIGAPAADGIHCAGSCTLQNVWWEDVGEDAATFRGSSSSNVYTVSGGGARSASDKVFQFNGAGTLNVSNFAVQNFGTFVRSCGNCSTQYKRTINLNTIEATYSGNKLVGINTNYGDSATLKKITIVGDSGKKIVPCQKYIGNNSGKEPTTNGSGPDSTYCKYATSDITYK; encoded by the coding sequence ATGACTTCTTCGGCACGTCCACGCGCGCGTACCCGCGCCCTGACCGGAGCCATGGCCGCACTCGGCCTCTCGGTTGGCATGATCATGACACTGAACGCGCCGACGGCCGGCGCCGCCACCTGGCCGACCGCGAACGGCAGCCAGGGGGTCTCGTCGACCATCCAGCTGTCCGGCACCAAGGACTACGGGATGAAGCGCCTGTACGGCACGGGCGACCTGGGCAGCGACAGCCAGGACGAGGACCAGGGGCCGATCCTGAACCTGGCCGCCGGGACCGTCCTGAAGAATGTCATCATCGGGGCCCCCGCCGCCGACGGCATCCACTGCGCGGGCAGCTGCACGCTGCAGAACGTGTGGTGGGAGGACGTCGGCGAGGACGCGGCCACGTTCCGCGGCTCCTCGTCGTCGAACGTGTACACCGTCTCCGGCGGTGGCGCGCGGTCGGCCAGCGACAAGGTGTTCCAGTTCAACGGCGCCGGGACGCTCAACGTCTCCAACTTCGCGGTGCAGAACTTCGGCACCTTCGTGCGGTCCTGCGGCAACTGCTCGACGCAGTACAAGCGGACGATCAACCTCAACACCATCGAGGCGACCTACTCGGGCAACAAGCTCGTCGGCATCAACACCAACTACGGCGACAGCGCGACCCTGAAGAAGATCACGATCGTCGGCGACTCCGGCAAGAAGATCGTCCCGTGCCAGAAGTACATCGGGAACAACTCGGGCAAGGAGCCGACCACGAACGGCTCAGGACCGGACAGTACTTACTGCAAGTACGCGACGTCCGACATCACCTACAAGTAG
- a CDS encoding extracellular catalytic domain type 1 short-chain-length polyhydroxyalkanoate depolymerase — MSTTPRRPLGSVLLALLSLLAAALFAAPAASARTEAVPTATLTEVTNFGTNPSNLQMYLYVPDNVTAHPAVVVAVHYCTGSGPAMYNGTEWAQLANTYGFVVIYPSVTRSSKCFDVSSPQALKRGGGSDPVGIKSMIDWTVSTYSADTGRIYATGISSGAMMTNVLLGDYPDVFAAGAAFSGVPFGCFATTDGSEWNSACSGGTITHTPQEWGDLVRAAYPGYTGTRPRMQVWHGTEDDVLRYPNFGEEIKQWTNVLGVSQTPAATDSPVSGWTRTRYGATGDRAPVEAISLQGVGHNLYTTGMAARALAFFGLDSSGPAPQPQPGACKVTATTSAWSTGLTASVAITNTGTTAINSWQLAFTLPTGQTITNGWGATYAPSSGAVTATNATYNGTIAPNASVSIGYQANHGGNSAAPGAFTLNGKACTAS, encoded by the coding sequence GTGTCCACCACCCCCAGGAGACCGCTTGGTTCGGTGCTGCTGGCACTGCTGTCGTTACTCGCGGCGGCGCTCTTCGCCGCACCCGCGGCCTCGGCCCGCACCGAGGCGGTGCCCACCGCGACCCTCACCGAGGTCACCAACTTCGGCACGAACCCGAGCAACCTCCAGATGTACCTGTACGTACCGGACAACGTCACCGCGCACCCCGCGGTCGTCGTGGCCGTGCACTACTGCACCGGCTCCGGACCGGCCATGTACAACGGCACCGAGTGGGCCCAACTGGCCAACACCTACGGTTTCGTGGTGATCTACCCCTCGGTCACCCGGTCCAGCAAGTGCTTCGACGTGTCCTCGCCGCAGGCGCTGAAGCGGGGCGGCGGCAGCGACCCCGTCGGCATCAAGTCGATGATCGACTGGACGGTGAGCACCTACTCCGCCGACACCGGCCGGATCTACGCCACCGGCATCTCCTCCGGCGCGATGATGACGAACGTCCTGCTCGGCGACTACCCGGACGTGTTCGCGGCGGGCGCGGCCTTCTCCGGCGTCCCCTTCGGTTGCTTCGCGACGACCGACGGCTCGGAGTGGAACAGCGCCTGCTCGGGCGGCACGATCACCCACACCCCGCAGGAATGGGGCGACCTGGTCCGCGCCGCCTACCCCGGCTACACCGGCACCCGGCCGCGCATGCAGGTGTGGCACGGCACGGAGGACGACGTGCTGCGCTATCCCAACTTCGGGGAGGAGATCAAGCAGTGGACGAACGTCCTCGGCGTCAGTCAGACGCCTGCCGCCACCGACTCGCCGGTCTCCGGCTGGACCCGCACCCGCTACGGTGCCACCGGTGACCGGGCGCCCGTCGAGGCGATCAGCCTCCAGGGCGTCGGCCACAACCTCTACACCACCGGCATGGCCGCCCGCGCCCTCGCCTTCTTCGGCCTCGACAGCTCGGGCCCGGCCCCCCAACCCCAGCCGGGCGCCTGCAAGGTGACGGCCACGACCAGTGCCTGGAGCACGGGCCTGACGGCGTCCGTGGCGATCACCAACACCGGTACCACCGCGATCAACAGCTGGCAGCTGGCCTTCACCCTGCCCACAGGCCAGACCATCACCAACGGCTGGGGCGCCACGTACGCCCCGTCCTCCGGCGCGGTGACGGCGACGAACGCGACATACAACGGGACGATCGCGCCGAACGCGAGCGTCAGCATCGGGTACCAGGCGAACCACGGCGGGAACAGCGCGGCGCCGGGTGCCTTCACGCTCAATGGCAAGGCCTGTACAGCGAGTTGA
- a CDS encoding ArsR/SmtB family transcription factor: MTSPAVSNRALPHPERGEIRLEGILHALSDPMRLQIVRELAAVSDELSCSHFDLPVTKSTTTHHFRVLRESGVIRQVYRGTAKMNGLRRDDLDDLFPGLLDALLGAAVRQSVRLGTG; this comes from the coding sequence GTGACCTCCCCCGCCGTCAGCAACCGTGCCCTCCCGCACCCCGAGCGCGGCGAGATCCGGCTGGAGGGCATCCTGCACGCCCTCTCCGACCCGATGCGTCTGCAGATCGTGCGAGAGCTCGCCGCGGTCAGCGACGAGCTCTCCTGTTCGCACTTCGATCTGCCCGTCACCAAGTCGACCACCACCCACCACTTCCGGGTGCTGCGCGAGAGCGGAGTGATCCGGCAGGTCTACCGGGGAACCGCCAAGATGAACGGCCTGCGCCGGGACGACCTAGACGACCTCTTCCCGGGACTTCTCGACGCCCTCCTCGGTGCCGCCGTCCGCCAGTCCGTCCGGCTCGGCACCGGCTGA
- a CDS encoding pectate lyase family protein: protein MRTRPPRTHAQRSALAAGAAALATAAALAVPQPAGAAETSPIGFGAGTTGGGSASAVTVSTLSAFKTAVTGSTAKVVKVNGLISLSGSVDVGSNTTVLGVGSSSGFTGGGLRLKKVTNVVVRNLNISKPLAPADGIEVQASTKVWIDHNSFSADRDHDKDYYDGLLDINHGSDNVTVSWNTFKDHFKGSLVGHSDNNASQDTGHLKVTYHHNWFSNVNSRIPSLRFGTGHFYDNYVVGAETAVHSRMGAQMLVENNVFRSTGVAVTTNRNSDVDGFANLRGNDLGGAATEVSRVGTFTTAPYRYTAEPASSVVASVTGGAGAGKI from the coding sequence ATGCGTACTCGCCCCCCACGTACACACGCGCAAAGATCCGCTCTGGCCGCCGGTGCGGCCGCGCTCGCGACGGCGGCCGCGCTGGCCGTTCCGCAGCCGGCCGGGGCCGCCGAGACCTCCCCCATCGGTTTCGGCGCCGGAACGACCGGCGGCGGCAGCGCCTCCGCGGTCACCGTCTCCACGCTGAGCGCCTTCAAGACGGCCGTCACCGGCAGCACGGCGAAGGTCGTCAAGGTCAACGGCCTGATCTCACTGAGCGGTTCGGTCGACGTCGGCTCCAACACCACGGTGCTGGGCGTCGGCTCGTCCTCCGGATTCACCGGCGGCGGGCTGCGGCTGAAGAAGGTCACGAACGTCGTCGTCCGCAACCTGAACATCAGCAAGCCCCTCGCGCCCGCCGACGGCATTGAGGTTCAGGCCTCGACGAAGGTGTGGATCGACCACAACTCCTTCTCGGCGGACCGTGATCACGACAAGGACTACTACGACGGGCTGCTGGACATCAACCACGGCTCCGACAACGTCACGGTGTCCTGGAACACCTTCAAGGACCACTTCAAGGGATCGCTCGTCGGCCACAGCGACAACAACGCGAGCCAGGACACCGGCCATCTGAAGGTGACGTACCACCACAACTGGTTCAGCAACGTCAACTCGCGCATCCCCAGTCTGCGCTTCGGCACCGGGCACTTCTACGACAACTACGTCGTCGGCGCCGAGACCGCCGTGCACTCGCGCATGGGCGCCCAGATGCTCGTGGAGAACAACGTCTTCCGGAGCACCGGAGTCGCTGTCACCACGAACCGGAACAGTGACGTGGACGGCTTCGCCAACCTGCGCGGCAACGACCTCGGTGGAGCCGCCACCGAGGTCTCCCGGGTCGGCACCTTCACCACCGCTCCGTACCGCTACACCGCCGAGCCCGCCTCCTCCGTCGTCGCCTCGGTGACGGGCGGCGCGGGCGCCGGAAAGATCTGA
- a CDS encoding nucleobase:cation symporter-2 family protein, with translation MAQTTPVHPVDEVPPVRQLAAFGLQHVLAMYAGAVAVPLIVGGAMKLSPADLAYLITADLLVCGVATLIQCVGFWRFGVRLPIMQGCTFAAVSPMVLIGTTGGGLPAIYGSVIVAGLAIMLLAPVFGTLLRFFPPLVTGTVILIIGISLLPVAGNWVAGGVGSADFGAPKNIALALFVLVVVLGVQRFAPAFLSRIAVLIGIGVGLAAAVPFGFTDFDGVGDADWVGISTPFHFGAPTFEFSAIVSMLVVALVTMTETTGDLIAVGEMTDRGIEPRSLSDGLRADGLSTVLGGVFNTFPYTAYAQNVGLVGMTRVRSRWVVATAGGILVLLGLLPKLGAVVAAVPAPVLGGAGLVMFGTVAASGLRTLTQVDFKGNNNLTVVAVSVAMGVLPVGVPTIYEKFPDWFQTVMNSGISAGCLTAIVLNLLFNHLPAKTGSAGAEPDGLADGGTEEGVEKSREEVV, from the coding sequence ATGGCTCAAACCACCCCTGTGCACCCCGTAGACGAAGTTCCCCCGGTACGGCAGCTCGCCGCCTTCGGCCTCCAGCACGTCCTCGCGATGTACGCGGGCGCCGTGGCCGTCCCCCTGATCGTCGGCGGCGCGATGAAACTGTCGCCCGCGGATCTGGCGTATCTGATCACCGCCGACCTCCTGGTGTGCGGTGTCGCCACGCTCATCCAGTGCGTCGGCTTCTGGCGCTTCGGCGTACGGCTCCCGATCATGCAGGGCTGCACCTTCGCCGCCGTGTCACCGATGGTCCTGATCGGCACGACGGGCGGCGGACTCCCGGCGATCTACGGCTCGGTGATCGTGGCGGGCCTCGCGATCATGCTGCTCGCCCCCGTGTTCGGCACGTTGCTCCGCTTCTTCCCGCCGCTGGTCACGGGCACGGTGATCCTGATCATCGGCATCTCGCTGCTGCCGGTCGCCGGCAACTGGGTCGCGGGCGGTGTCGGATCGGCCGACTTCGGCGCCCCGAAGAACATCGCGCTCGCCCTGTTCGTCCTGGTGGTGGTGCTGGGCGTGCAGCGGTTCGCGCCGGCGTTCCTGAGCCGGATCGCGGTGCTGATCGGCATCGGGGTCGGCCTGGCGGCGGCCGTCCCCTTCGGGTTCACGGACTTCGACGGGGTCGGTGACGCGGACTGGGTCGGGATCAGCACGCCGTTCCACTTCGGGGCGCCGACCTTCGAGTTCTCGGCGATCGTGTCGATGCTGGTCGTGGCACTGGTGACGATGACCGAGACGACCGGTGACCTGATCGCGGTGGGCGAGATGACGGACCGCGGGATCGAGCCGCGCTCCCTGTCGGACGGCCTGCGCGCCGACGGCCTGTCGACCGTGCTCGGCGGCGTCTTCAACACCTTCCCGTACACGGCGTACGCCCAGAACGTCGGTCTCGTCGGCATGACCCGGGTGCGCAGCCGCTGGGTCGTCGCCACGGCCGGCGGCATCCTGGTCCTGCTGGGCCTGCTGCCCAAGCTGGGCGCCGTGGTCGCGGCCGTACCGGCTCCGGTGCTGGGCGGGGCGGGCCTGGTGATGTTCGGAACGGTCGCGGCGAGCGGCCTGCGGACCCTCACCCAGGTGGACTTCAAGGGCAACAACAACCTGACCGTGGTGGCCGTCTCGGTGGCCATGGGCGTACTGCCGGTCGGCGTGCCGACGATCTACGAGAAGTTCCCCGACTGGTTCCAGACGGTGATGAACAGTGGCATCAGCGCGGGCTGCCTGACGGCGATCGTGCTGAACCTGCTCTTCAACCACCTGCCCGCGAAGACCGGTTCAGCCGGTGCCGAGCCGGACGGACTGGCGGACGGCGGCACCGAGGAGGGCGTCGAGAAGTCCCGGGAAGAGGTCGTCTAG
- a CDS encoding DUF6214 family protein produces the protein MSVWPAWKVREDGGVMAWFHVRLAFADGARVDTLAVVAEGGVSLEDVRARPALSLEDLGALADWIEGPLFEACGVTPPRAAEQLVGRARPAWPRGREGRWLIAQEYRAAQDDGVDPVLAVMCATGHSRRKSLRLIARARDAGFLTPRHARR, from the coding sequence GTGTCCGTGTGGCCCGCGTGGAAAGTGCGGGAGGACGGGGGCGTGATGGCGTGGTTCCACGTCCGGCTGGCCTTCGCCGACGGTGCCCGGGTGGACACGCTCGCGGTGGTGGCCGAAGGCGGCGTGTCCCTGGAGGACGTACGGGCACGGCCGGCGCTGTCGCTCGAGGACCTGGGCGCCCTCGCCGACTGGATCGAGGGCCCGCTCTTCGAGGCCTGTGGAGTGACGCCTCCCCGGGCCGCGGAGCAGCTGGTCGGCCGGGCCCGCCCCGCCTGGCCGCGCGGTAGGGAAGGGCGCTGGTTGATCGCCCAGGAGTACCGAGCCGCCCAGGACGACGGCGTCGACCCGGTCCTCGCGGTCATGTGCGCGACCGGGCACAGCCGCCGCAAGTCGCTCCGGCTCATCGCCCGGGCGCGCGACGCGGGCTTCCTGACACCACGTCACGCAAGACGCTGA
- a CDS encoding PaaX family transcriptional regulator C-terminal domain-containing protein: MRSNVSEQPDEVDLRPLSARSVVLSLLLGAHPPEMPVKDLLRAVEPFGVGGSTLRAALSRMVSAGDLRRADTVYGLSDRLLARQRRQDDSVHPRTRAWSGDWEMVVITATGRGPAERAELRARLTALRLAELREGVWLRPANLLRALPDDLDAVAQRYTARPGRPGPELAAELWSLGGWAARSRALLTHVARADRPADRLTGFAAVVRHLLTDPVLPPELLPPDWPGAELRSAYAAYQGELADTVPQSRLRT; the protein is encoded by the coding sequence ATGCGGAGCAACGTGTCGGAGCAGCCTGACGAGGTCGACCTGCGGCCGTTGTCCGCGCGGTCGGTCGTCCTGAGTCTGCTGCTGGGGGCGCATCCGCCGGAGATGCCCGTGAAGGACCTGCTCCGCGCGGTGGAGCCGTTCGGGGTCGGCGGCTCCACGCTGCGTGCCGCACTCAGCCGGATGGTGAGCGCCGGTGACCTGCGACGCGCCGATACCGTCTACGGCCTCAGCGACCGGCTGCTCGCCCGGCAGCGCCGCCAGGACGACTCCGTGCACCCTCGCACGCGCGCGTGGAGCGGCGACTGGGAGATGGTCGTGATCACGGCGACGGGCCGTGGACCGGCCGAACGCGCCGAGCTGCGCGCGCGGCTGACCGCCCTCCGGCTCGCCGAACTCCGTGAGGGCGTCTGGCTTCGCCCCGCCAACCTGCTCCGAGCGCTTCCGGACGACCTCGACGCGGTCGCCCAGCGCTACACGGCCCGCCCCGGTCGCCCAGGGCCGGAACTGGCCGCCGAGCTGTGGTCCCTCGGCGGCTGGGCGGCCCGGTCCCGGGCGCTGCTCACCCATGTCGCGCGCGCGGATCGGCCCGCGGACCGGCTCACCGGCTTCGCGGCCGTCGTACGGCATCTGCTGACCGACCCGGTGCTGCCGCCCGAGCTCCTGCCGCCCGACTGGCCGGGCGCGGAACTGCGCTCCGCATACGCCGCCTATCAAGGGGAGCTGGCGGACACCGTGCCCCAGAGCCGGCTCCGCACATGA
- a CDS encoding FAD-dependent oxidoreductase — translation MRVAVVGSGPSGCYTAQSLVQQDPDVLVDVLDRLPCPYGLVRYGVAPDHEKIKSLQNNLRTVLEHERVRFLGGIDVGPGGVPTSRLRELYHAVVYCVGAATDRHLGIPGEDLPGSWSATEFVSWYSAHPDSAADGFVVGARSAVVIGVGNVAVDVTRMLARGVTELSPTDMPHPALTALAASRVTEVHMVGRRGPSQARFTTKELRELGSLPDTEVAVNAAELALDPAYLDPSALSAPQRRNVEVLRGWAAAESRPTSHRISLRFFLRPVELLADGGRVGAVRFERTVLDGRGGVRGTGEFEEIEAQLVLRSVGYRGMPVEGLPFDAESGTVPNVDGRVVHGCSAVRGEYVAGWIKRGPTGVIGTNRPDAKETVTSLLEDAPTLVHNDLPEDPLDALRAEGAEPVEWAGWCAIERAEAELGASLGRGVVKLPDWQSLMNAVHGNAS, via the coding sequence ATGCGTGTCGCCGTCGTCGGCTCCGGGCCCAGCGGGTGCTACACCGCCCAGAGCCTCGTCCAGCAGGATCCCGACGTGCTCGTCGACGTCCTGGACCGGTTGCCGTGCCCGTACGGCCTGGTGCGCTACGGCGTGGCACCGGACCACGAGAAGATCAAATCGCTCCAGAACAACCTGCGGACGGTCCTGGAGCACGAGCGCGTGCGGTTTCTCGGCGGTATCGATGTCGGCCCGGGCGGGGTGCCGACCTCGCGGCTGCGCGAGCTGTATCACGCCGTCGTGTACTGCGTGGGCGCCGCGACCGACCGGCATCTGGGGATCCCGGGCGAGGATCTTCCGGGCAGCTGGTCGGCGACGGAGTTCGTGTCCTGGTACAGCGCGCATCCGGACTCCGCGGCCGACGGCTTCGTGGTCGGTGCCCGGTCGGCGGTGGTCATCGGGGTGGGGAACGTCGCGGTCGACGTGACGCGGATGCTGGCCCGCGGGGTGACGGAGCTCAGCCCGACCGACATGCCGCATCCGGCGCTCACCGCGCTGGCCGCCAGCCGGGTGACGGAGGTCCACATGGTAGGTCGGCGGGGCCCCTCCCAGGCCCGCTTCACCACCAAGGAGCTGCGCGAGTTGGGTTCCCTGCCGGACACCGAAGTGGCCGTGAACGCGGCGGAGTTGGCGTTGGACCCGGCGTACCTCGACCCCTCTGCCCTGTCGGCGCCGCAGCGCCGCAACGTGGAGGTGCTGCGAGGCTGGGCGGCCGCGGAGTCACGACCGACCTCCCACAGGATCTCGTTGCGCTTCTTCCTCCGCCCCGTCGAACTCCTCGCCGACGGCGGCCGCGTGGGCGCGGTCCGCTTCGAGAGGACGGTGCTCGACGGGCGCGGCGGCGTGCGCGGCACCGGTGAATTCGAGGAGATCGAGGCCCAGTTGGTGCTGCGCTCGGTGGGCTACCGGGGCATGCCGGTGGAGGGACTGCCGTTCGACGCGGAGAGCGGCACGGTACCCAACGTCGACGGGCGCGTCGTGCACGGCTGTTCCGCCGTCCGGGGAGAGTACGTGGCCGGCTGGATCAAGCGCGGCCCGACCGGCGTGATCGGCACCAACCGCCCGGACGCCAAGGAGACGGTGACCTCGTTGCTCGAGGACGCCCCCACGCTCGTACACAACGACCTGCCCGAGGACCCACTGGACGCGCTGCGGGCGGAGGGCGCCGAACCGGTGGAGTGGGCGGGCTGGTGTGCGATCGAGCGAGCGGAAGCGGAGCTCGGTGCGTCCCTGGGCCGGGGCGTGGTGAAGCTCCCGGACTGGCAGTCCCTGATGAACGCGGTGCACGGCAATGCCTCCTAG
- a CDS encoding acyl-CoA dehydrogenase family protein produces MVSIPAQEQAATHAVTNQPPPLTPYDASDDPVLLEGLRREGAGWAEEGIRRLGLRAGSAESQEWADQANRHEPVLRTHDRYGNRVDEVDFHPSWHHLMRAAVAEGLAGTPWSEDRPGAHVARTAGGLVWGHTEAGHGCPTSMTYAAIPALRKEPELAKVYEPLLTGRAYEPELRVPAEKRGLLAGMGMTEKQGGSDVRTNTTAATPTAESGVYTLRGHKWFTSAPMCDVFLVLAQAPGGLSCFLVPRVLPDGTRNTFRIQRLKDKLGNRSNASSEPEFDGTVAWLVGPEGQGVKTIIEMVNCTRLDCVMMSATLMRRTLVEAGHHARHRSAFGARLVDQPLMRNVLADLALESEAATALTLRLAGAADRAVRGDAGEQAFRRIATAVGKYWVTKRGPAFTAEALECLGGNGYVEDSGMPRHYREAPLLSIWEGSGNVNALDVLRALRRAPDTAQALFGELALAQGADARLDAAVTRLKDLLATTSEAGARRLVEHMALTLQASLLVRHAPSAVADAFCATRLGGDWGHAFGTLPDAADAGAILDRALPGRN; encoded by the coding sequence ATGGTCTCCATACCCGCGCAGGAACAGGCCGCCACCCACGCCGTCACCAACCAGCCGCCGCCACTGACTCCGTATGACGCCTCCGATGATCCCGTCCTGCTGGAAGGGCTGCGCCGCGAGGGCGCCGGCTGGGCCGAGGAGGGCATCCGGCGGCTCGGTCTGCGGGCCGGGAGCGCCGAATCCCAGGAGTGGGCGGATCAGGCCAACCGGCACGAGCCGGTACTGCGCACGCACGACCGGTACGGCAACCGCGTCGACGAGGTCGACTTCCACCCGAGCTGGCACCACCTGATGCGGGCCGCGGTCGCCGAGGGGCTGGCTGGAACCCCGTGGTCCGAAGACCGGCCCGGCGCCCATGTCGCGCGTACGGCAGGCGGGTTGGTGTGGGGGCACACGGAGGCGGGCCACGGCTGCCCCACGTCGATGACGTACGCGGCGATCCCGGCGCTGCGCAAGGAGCCGGAACTGGCGAAGGTCTACGAACCCCTGCTGACCGGCCGCGCGTACGAGCCGGAGCTCAGGGTGCCGGCCGAGAAGCGCGGTCTGCTCGCCGGCATGGGGATGACCGAGAAGCAGGGCGGATCCGACGTCCGCACGAACACCACGGCGGCGACGCCCACCGCGGAGTCGGGCGTGTACACGCTGCGCGGGCACAAGTGGTTCACGTCGGCACCGATGTGCGACGTGTTCCTGGTGCTGGCGCAGGCGCCCGGCGGGCTGTCGTGCTTCCTCGTCCCGCGCGTCCTGCCGGACGGCACCCGCAACACCTTCCGCATCCAGCGCCTCAAGGACAAGCTCGGCAACCGGTCGAACGCCTCCTCCGAGCCCGAGTTCGACGGGACCGTCGCCTGGCTGGTCGGTCCCGAGGGACAGGGCGTCAAGACGATCATCGAGATGGTCAACTGCACGCGGCTGGACTGCGTGATGATGTCGGCGACGCTGATGCGCAGGACGCTCGTCGAGGCGGGACACCATGCCCGGCATCGCAGCGCGTTCGGCGCCCGGCTGGTGGACCAGCCGCTGATGCGCAATGTCCTGGCCGATCTGGCGCTGGAGTCCGAGGCCGCCACCGCCCTCACGCTACGGCTGGCGGGCGCCGCCGACCGGGCGGTGCGCGGGGACGCCGGCGAGCAGGCGTTCCGCCGTATCGCCACCGCCGTCGGCAAGTACTGGGTCACCAAGCGGGGACCGGCCTTCACCGCGGAGGCCCTGGAATGCCTCGGTGGCAACGGCTACGTGGAGGACTCGGGCATGCCCCGGCACTACCGGGAGGCACCGCTGCTGTCGATCTGGGAGGGGTCCGGGAACGTCAACGCCCTCGACGTCCTGCGGGCGTTGCGCCGTGCGCCGGACACCGCTCAGGCGCTGTTCGGCGAACTCGCCCTGGCCCAGGGGGCGGACGCCCGTCTGGACGCGGCCGTCACCCGGCTCAAGGACCTGTTGGCCACGACGTCCGAGGCGGGCGCCCGCCGGCTGGTCGAGCACATGGCCCTCACCCTCCAGGCCTCCCTCCTCGTCCGGCACGCCCCGTCCGCGGTCGCCGACGCCTTCTGCGCCACACGGCTCGGTGGCGACTGGGGGCACGCCTTCGGCACCCTGCCCGACGCGGCGGACGCGGGCGCGATCCTCGACCGAGCACTGCCTGGCCGGAACTGA